From Chloroflexota bacterium, one genomic window encodes:
- a CDS encoding class I SAM-dependent methyltransferase, with translation MIQADYEYYGLMAEAWDVLRGDTSGWSDRFFYRELIAQRGQPVLDVGCGTGRLLLDYLAEGIDIDGVDNSPDMLELCRLKARTLGLSPTLYQQQLENLALPRQYATILIPSSSLQLITEPALVQQALQNVYAHLLAGGVVAASIMTLWQPDDPLESTSSTEATRSSDGVVFRRESWSRFDPTSQCEATNDRYQKIQAGQVIAEESHQRDPATRSYQQAEIKALFEQAGFVEVQLYQGFAWQPAEPHEQLFCVVARKA, from the coding sequence ATGATTCAAGCCGATTATGAATATTATGGGCTGATGGCCGAAGCGTGGGATGTGCTACGCGGCGATACTTCTGGTTGGAGTGATCGCTTTTTTTATCGTGAATTGATTGCGCAACGTGGGCAGCCTGTGCTTGATGTTGGCTGCGGAACGGGTCGCTTATTGCTCGATTATCTGGCTGAGGGAATTGATATCGATGGGGTTGATAATTCACCCGATATGTTGGAACTCTGTCGGCTCAAAGCCCGAACTCTAGGCCTTAGCCCAACCCTTTATCAACAACAGCTTGAAAATTTAGCGCTACCCCGCCAATATGCCACAATCTTAATTCCTTCGAGCTCGTTGCAATTAATTACCGAGCCAGCACTCGTGCAACAAGCACTGCAAAATGTGTATGCGCACTTGCTGGCAGGTGGCGTGGTTGCCGCCTCGATTATGACCTTGTGGCAACCTGATGATCCACTAGAATCGACCTCTAGCACTGAGGCTACCCGCAGCAGTGATGGCGTAGTATTTCGGCGCGAAAGTTGGTCGCGTTTCGATCCAACTAGCCAATGTGAAGCAACCAACGATCGCTATCAAAAAATTCAGGCTGGTCAGGTTATTGCCGAAGAATCACATCAACGAGATCCAGCGACCCGTTCGTATCAGCAAGCTGAAATTAAAGCGCTGTTTGAGCAAGCAGGCTTTGTTGAGGTTCAGTTGTATCAAGGCTTTGCGTGGCAGCCAGCCGAACCGCATGAACAATTGTTTTGTGTGGTTGCTCGCAAAGCTTAA
- a CDS encoding pyridoxal phosphate-dependent aminotransferase: protein MLQQLYLEWAKQQPATAILSNSSVYLTNVRNAIQQQLADAAWFEAAQQANPWGHPNLQHALQAWHRSSYPPLIVAGASSALAVVCQALLQPGDHALIETPQYEPFSRCVAARAATWCAWPRHPQSFDLQLDQLASSITPRTKLLLISNLHNPSSTLSNQSQLLRLQQTLNQATDTLGIAPITIVVDEIYWHLVSQDEFLSVAELGPQWIGINSLSKVYGLSMLRCGWIMAAPQLLDQLRPAYLDLINIGSPLTEYLAASIIEQLANYQTAAQAHVVANRQLLQHYVQPLLEREVINGIIPTAGCTYFPKIMLDQAQIEQLAQQTGCVPGRFFGSTYQQQLRIGYGGPSNLIEAALKTFTQIINPTT from the coding sequence ATGCTACAACAACTCTACCTTGAATGGGCCAAACAACAGCCTGCCACTGCGATTTTGAGCAATAGCAGTGTCTATTTGACCAACGTTCGAAACGCAATTCAACAACAGTTGGCTGATGCTGCATGGTTTGAAGCCGCCCAACAAGCCAATCCTTGGGGGCATCCCAACCTTCAGCACGCCTTGCAAGCATGGCACCGCAGCAGCTATCCGCCGTTAATCGTGGCTGGCGCTTCAAGTGCTTTGGCGGTGGTATGCCAAGCCTTGTTGCAACCAGGCGATCATGCCCTGATCGAAACCCCGCAATATGAGCCATTCAGCCGTTGTGTCGCGGCCCGAGCAGCCACTTGGTGTGCTTGGCCGCGCCATCCGCAGAGCTTTGACTTGCAATTAGACCAATTAGCCAGCAGCATCACGCCCCGCACCAAGCTGCTATTAATCAGCAACTTACATAACCCCAGCAGCACACTGAGCAACCAAAGCCAATTACTTCGATTGCAACAAACCCTCAATCAAGCCACCGATACGCTTGGAATTGCCCCGATCACAATTGTGGTTGATGAGATTTATTGGCATTTGGTATCGCAGGATGAGTTTCTTTCGGTAGCCGAGCTTGGCCCGCAGTGGATCGGGATCAACAGTCTATCGAAGGTGTATGGCCTAAGCATGCTGCGTTGCGGCTGGATTATGGCCGCACCCCAGCTGCTTGATCAATTGCGCCCAGCCTATCTCGATTTGATCAACATTGGTTCGCCGTTGACTGAATATCTGGCAGCCAGCATTATTGAACAATTGGCTAATTATCAAACTGCCGCCCAAGCCCATGTTGTCGCCAATCGCCAATTGCTACAACACTATGTGCAGCCGCTGCTTGAGCGCGAAGTGATCAACGGCATAATTCCAACGGCGGGCTGCACCTATTTTCCCAAAATTATGCTTGATCAAGCCCAAATTGAGCAATTAGCCCAACAAACTGGCTGTGTACCTGGGCGGTTTTTCGGATCGACCTATCAGCAGCAGCTGCGGATTGGCTATGGCGGCCCCAGCAATTTAATTGAAGCAGCCTTGAAAACTTTTACCCAAATAATCAATCCTACCACTTGA
- a CDS encoding cyclase family protein — protein MAHLIDISVPISPALPVWEGDPPIEQKRAADMNKGDICNVTRLNTGVHIGTHVDAPLHFINNDLAVESLELDRFVGDCYVVELTGTGPITGAELAAANVPSDCTRLLLKTSNSAFWQEEPLRFHRDFRALDSSAARWVIEHDLRLIAIDYLSIEPFEAEPGNPTHCILLGGRVAILEGINLTEVAPGPYNLLCLPLKILGSDGAPARAVLQPR, from the coding sequence ATGGCCCACTTGATCGATATTAGCGTTCCGATTTCGCCAGCCCTGCCGGTTTGGGAAGGCGACCCGCCGATTGAACAAAAACGCGCCGCCGATATGAACAAAGGCGATATTTGTAATGTAACCCGCCTCAACACAGGGGTGCACATTGGCACGCACGTTGATGCGCCGCTGCACTTTATCAACAACGATTTGGCAGTTGAAAGCTTGGAGCTTGATCGGTTTGTTGGTGATTGTTATGTGGTGGAATTGACTGGCACTGGCCCAATTACTGGTGCTGAACTGGCCGCCGCGAATGTGCCTAGCGATTGTACTCGTCTCTTGCTCAAAACCAGCAATTCGGCCTTTTGGCAAGAAGAACCCTTGCGGTTCCATCGCGATTTTCGCGCACTCGACAGTAGTGCTGCCCGTTGGGTGATTGAGCACGATTTGCGCTTAATTGCAATCGATTATCTTTCAATCGAGCCCTTTGAGGCCGAACCAGGCAACCCTACTCACTGTATTTTGCTTGGCGGTCGGGTGGCAATCTTAGAGGGCATCAATTTAACCGAGGTTGCTCCAGGCCCATACAATCTGCTCTGCTTGCCCTTGAAAATTCTGGGCAGCGATGGTGCTCCAGCTCGGGCCGTGCTTCAACCACGCTAA
- a CDS encoding GPI inositol-deacylase produces the protein MPKAHLYGRDLQGISRLAIEATTQVTNISEGLFATIMRRPNRRIGGIPGLVYRQIHGITHLVGWSLDQLFGALGTANSQRVSSRQRDDLIAALNGVMGDYLVASNNPLQTSMSLRVAGAELEPATIAAPQSRILLYIHGVCMHEQQLQQQDHDHGLAAAAKLGYSPIHVRYNTGLHIAENGQQLSQLLEQLLADWPVPVEELVILGYSMGGLVARSACYYAEQLGHSWSQRLTKLIFLATPHHGSAFERYGAWLHYVLERNRYSALFGQIARLRSAGITDLRYGTILPHAQPTFDRFEQPAYRPDLMPLPAHVACYALAATRSEQQSLSNLRGDGLVAVASALGHDSEQPSHNLHIPAANQAIVYATNHFGMLANQAAYQQILVWLQ, from the coding sequence ATGCCCAAAGCCCATTTGTATGGTCGTGATCTGCAAGGCATCAGCCGCTTGGCGATCGAGGCGACAACCCAAGTGACCAACATTAGCGAAGGCTTGTTTGCCACGATTATGCGCCGCCCCAATCGCCGCATTGGTGGCATTCCAGGCTTGGTCTATCGCCAAATTCATGGTATTACGCACTTGGTTGGCTGGAGCCTTGATCAGCTGTTTGGGGCACTTGGTACGGCCAACTCGCAGCGAGTCTCATCACGCCAACGCGACGATCTGATTGCCGCCTTGAATGGCGTTATGGGCGATTATTTAGTTGCTAGCAACAATCCCTTACAAACCAGTATGAGCTTGCGGGTAGCCGGAGCCGAACTTGAGCCAGCTACAATTGCCGCACCCCAATCACGCATATTGCTATACATTCATGGGGTTTGTATGCACGAGCAACAACTCCAGCAACAGGACCATGATCATGGTTTAGCTGCCGCCGCAAAGCTTGGCTATAGCCCAATCCATGTTCGCTACAACACTGGCTTGCATATCGCCGAGAATGGTCAGCAACTCAGCCAATTGCTCGAACAACTGCTAGCCGATTGGCCTGTACCCGTCGAAGAATTGGTGATTCTCGGCTATAGCATGGGTGGGCTTGTCGCCCGCAGCGCCTGTTATTATGCTGAGCAGTTGGGCCATAGCTGGAGCCAACGGCTAACTAAATTGATTTTTTTAGCCACGCCGCACCATGGTTCAGCTTTTGAACGTTATGGCGCTTGGCTGCATTATGTGCTTGAGCGCAATCGCTATAGCGCCTTATTCGGCCAAATTGCCCGTTTGCGCAGCGCTGGCATCACCGATTTACGCTATGGCACGATTTTGCCGCATGCGCAGCCGACGTTTGATCGCTTTGAACAGCCTGCTTATCGCCCCGACTTAATGCCACTACCCGCCCATGTGGCCTGTTACGCCTTGGCAGCAACTCGTTCAGAACAGCAAAGCCTCAGCAATCTGCGGGGCGATGGTTTAGTCGCAGTTGCCAGCGCGTTGGGCCACGATTCAGAGCAGCCAAGCCATAATCTTCACATCCCTGCGGCCAACCAAGCGATTGTGTATGCAACGAATCATTTTGGCATGCTCGCCAATCAGGCGGCCTATCAGCAGATTTTGGTGTGGTTGCAATAG
- the dnaA gene encoding chromosomal replication initiator protein DnaA, whose product MDTKQIWFTTLGTLQNQILRYDYDTWLKTTALVSVANDLAVIGAPNVTTKQVIEDRFMSVLRRALGEVLGYQVNVRVIISSATPAPSEPVAVTPSEPSPTTEVVEPSFASFNQTAPMLNQLPLGDPNRSSVLNPRYTFSSFIVGTSNRLAHAACMAVAEHPAQAYNPLFLYGGVGLGKTHLLQAIGNYALDRNPEVNVLYVSSEKFTNDLINAIRRQQTEEFRIRYRNIDILLIDDIQFIAGKEGTQEEFFHTFNTLHGAGKQIVLSSDRPPKAILTLEERLRSRFEWGLIVDVQNPDLETRTAILRAKGETLQVPVSSEVIDFLAQRIQSNIRELEGCLNRVIAYANLNRTPVTVEVASAALADLLDTSRRKRVTSDDIFREVSQHYGIDQRAIRGRGRSRNVVLPRQVVMYLLREETDASLVEIGELLGGRDHTTVMHGYNKINDDLTSDARLRNDITSLRQRLYGENAR is encoded by the coding sequence TTGGATACAAAACAGATTTGGTTTACTACTCTCGGAACGTTGCAAAACCAAATACTTCGCTACGATTACGATACATGGCTTAAAACCACAGCATTGGTCTCGGTAGCCAACGATTTGGCGGTGATTGGCGCACCCAATGTCACCACCAAACAAGTGATCGAAGATCGTTTTATGAGTGTGTTGCGCCGTGCTTTAGGCGAGGTTTTGGGTTATCAAGTCAATGTACGGGTGATAATCAGCAGCGCTACGCCAGCTCCAAGCGAGCCAGTTGCCGTAACTCCCAGCGAGCCAAGCCCAACAACTGAGGTGGTCGAGCCAAGTTTTGCCAGTTTCAATCAAACTGCGCCAATGCTCAACCAACTGCCGTTGGGCGATCCCAATCGCTCGTCAGTGCTCAACCCACGCTATACGTTTTCCTCGTTTATCGTTGGGACATCCAATCGTTTGGCCCATGCTGCCTGTATGGCGGTAGCCGAACACCCCGCCCAAGCCTATAATCCGCTCTTTTTATATGGCGGCGTGGGGCTGGGCAAAACCCACTTGTTGCAGGCGATTGGCAACTATGCGCTTGATCGTAATCCTGAAGTGAATGTGCTCTATGTGTCGTCGGAGAAATTCACCAACGATTTGATCAACGCCATCCGTCGCCAACAAACCGAAGAATTTCGCATTCGCTATCGCAATATCGATATTTTGCTAATCGACGATATTCAGTTTATCGCGGGCAAAGAAGGCACACAGGAAGAATTTTTCCATACCTTCAACACCTTGCATGGCGCGGGCAAACAAATTGTGCTCAGCTCAGATCGCCCACCAAAAGCGATTTTGACCCTTGAGGAGCGTTTGCGTTCACGCTTTGAATGGGGCTTGATTGTCGATGTGCAAAACCCAGATCTCGAAACCCGCACGGCGATTTTGCGAGCTAAAGGCGAGACCTTGCAAGTGCCAGTTTCCTCAGAGGTGATCGACTTCTTGGCTCAACGAATTCAAAGCAATATTCGGGAGCTTGAGGGCTGTTTGAATCGGGTGATCGCCTATGCCAACCTTAATCGCACGCCGGTTACGGTTGAAGTTGCTTCAGCAGCCTTGGCCGATTTGCTCGATACCAGTCGGCGCAAACGGGTCACATCTGATGATATTTTTCGCGAAGTTTCGCAACATTATGGCATCGATCAACGGGCAATTCGTGGGCGAGGCCGTTCGCGCAATGTGGTGTTGCCGCGCCAAGTGGTGATGTATTTGCTGCGCGAAGAGACCGATGCCTCGCTGGTTGAAATTGGCGAGTTGCTCGGCGGGCGCGACCATACCACCGTCATGCATGGCTACAACAAAATTAACGACGACCTCACCAGCGATGCCCGTTTGCGCAACGATATCACCTCGCTGCGCCAACGGCTCTACGGCGAAAACGCCCGTTAA
- a CDS encoding zinc ribbon-containing protein, whose protein sequence is MKLFKPKMINTAQYEDVSDFASEALICKKCNHEMQISGPLPHNAKCHVCGSTNLVRRNNPNRSKNDQRAA, encoded by the coding sequence ATGAAGCTGTTCAAACCGAAAATGATTAATACCGCGCAGTATGAAGATGTAAGCGATTTCGCCAGCGAGGCCTTGATCTGCAAAAAATGTAATCATGAAATGCAAATTTCTGGCCCATTGCCGCATAATGCCAAGTGCCATGTTTGTGGCTCGACCAACCTTGTGCGACGCAATAATCCCAACCGCAGCAAAAATGATCAACGTGCTGCCTAA
- a CDS encoding ADP-ribosylglycohydrolase family protein: MLERYRGCLLGLAVGDAVGTTVEFSPPGSFKPLTDLVGGGPFNLPRGAWTDDTSMALCLAASLIERQGFDPADQMQRYCRWRDYGYMSSTGSCFDCGITVGNALSTFQRTGNPYSGSTDPATAGNGSLMRLAPVVLAYANQPEQAMQLAVDSSRTTHGAAAAVDACRYFAGLLIGALNGVDKATLLDPRYSPIANYWQQQPLHADIDEIAAGSFWQRQPPEIQGTGYVVRSLEAALWAFAKSDSFREGCLMAANLGHDADTTAAIYGQIAGAYYGEAGIPSEWREPIVSHDLIVEFAERLYRLQG, from the coding sequence ATGCTTGAGCGATATCGTGGTTGTTTGTTGGGGTTGGCGGTTGGTGATGCAGTTGGCACGACGGTCGAATTTAGCCCGCCAGGCTCATTTAAGCCGTTGACTGATCTGGTTGGTGGTGGGCCTTTCAATTTGCCACGCGGCGCGTGGACTGATGACACTTCGATGGCCTTGTGCCTTGCCGCCAGTTTGATCGAGCGCCAAGGCTTCGATCCAGCGGATCAGATGCAGCGCTATTGTCGCTGGCGCGATTATGGTTATATGAGCAGCACTGGCTCGTGTTTTGATTGTGGGATTACAGTTGGCAATGCGCTCAGCACATTTCAACGCACGGGCAACCCCTACAGCGGCTCAACCGATCCTGCGACTGCTGGCAATGGCTCGTTGATGCGTTTGGCTCCAGTAGTTTTGGCCTACGCCAACCAGCCTGAGCAAGCTATGCAACTGGCGGTCGATAGTTCGCGCACAACTCATGGTGCAGCAGCGGCGGTCGATGCTTGTCGTTATTTTGCTGGCTTGCTGATTGGGGCATTGAATGGAGTCGATAAAGCAACGTTGCTGGACCCGCGCTATAGCCCAATCGCCAATTATTGGCAGCAACAACCATTGCACGCCGATATTGATGAGATTGCTGCTGGCTCGTTTTGGCAGCGCCAACCGCCCGAAATCCAAGGTACTGGTTATGTGGTGCGTTCGCTTGAAGCGGCGTTGTGGGCGTTTGCTAAGAGCGATTCATTTCGTGAGGGCTGTTTGATGGCGGCCAATCTGGGCCACGATGCCGACACTACCGCCGCAATTTATGGCCAAATCGCCGGAGCCTACTATGGCGAAGCTGGAATTCCTAGCGAATGGCGTGAACCGATTGTCAGTCATGATTTGATTGTGGAATTTGCTGAGCGGCTGTATCGTTTACAAGGATGA
- a CDS encoding hybrid sensor histidine kinase/response regulator: MDLHHVRIVLLDQNGQATRQITSLITAIQAVRYQLVPVTEVAQALDSLATQRIDVVIIALTAHIDELNWLQTIRSKAPICPVIVYAEDTDESVALHALHSGAHDYVLASDLSPSVFQRTIRYARAIVAQSVAEQQVQALTLALATAMSAAQQLEQNLDVAIHEIQTPMSILLGYIQLFERRVSSWGGIPLRERQMLNTMRLQTIHISRLVGILLDSTQMATNYGKLERRPLELGAVLRAVVASIQGMRAPHLLVLRLPEVAVWIDGDYGRLMQIFHNLLLNALKYSDLHSEITLTLRADGQISVQDYGIGIPSNVLPKIFNPFFRAANAQLQGGAGYGIGLAVVQDLVQQHDGTITVTSELGSGTTMTLQFPCTVRPNRLVELPTLINELDEVLIRQRSLS; this comes from the coding sequence ATGGATCTTCACCATGTTCGGATTGTACTGCTTGATCAGAATGGGCAGGCAACGAGGCAGATTACGAGCCTGATCACTGCAATTCAGGCGGTGCGTTACCAGCTTGTGCCCGTTACTGAAGTGGCTCAAGCGCTTGATAGTTTAGCGACACAACGGATTGATGTAGTGATTATCGCGCTTACAGCCCATATTGATGAGCTAAATTGGCTTCAAACAATCCGTTCGAAGGCTCCCATTTGTCCTGTGATTGTGTATGCTGAAGATACCGACGAGTCGGTTGCCTTGCATGCGCTGCATAGCGGTGCTCATGATTATGTCTTAGCGAGTGATCTTAGCCCCAGTGTCTTTCAACGAACGATTCGTTATGCCCGAGCGATTGTTGCTCAAAGCGTGGCCGAACAACAAGTCCAAGCATTAACCCTCGCCTTAGCCACTGCCATGAGCGCAGCCCAACAGCTTGAACAAAACCTTGATGTAGCGATTCATGAAATTCAAACCCCGATGAGTATTTTGCTGGGCTATATTCAGCTATTTGAGCGCCGAGTGTCTAGTTGGGGTGGCATTCCGTTGCGGGAACGCCAAATGCTCAATACAATGCGATTGCAGACAATTCATATTAGTCGTTTGGTGGGCATCTTGCTCGATTCAACTCAGATGGCGACCAATTATGGCAAACTTGAGCGGCGGCCACTTGAGCTTGGAGCCGTGTTGCGGGCAGTTGTCGCCTCAATTCAAGGCATGCGAGCGCCGCATTTGTTGGTCTTGCGCCTCCCTGAGGTGGCAGTATGGATTGATGGCGATTATGGGCGATTAATGCAGATCTTTCATAATTTGCTATTGAATGCCCTGAAATATAGCGACCTGCATAGTGAAATTACCCTAACCTTGCGAGCCGATGGCCAAATCTCAGTCCAAGATTATGGCATTGGCATTCCAAGCAATGTACTGCCCAAGATTTTCAATCCATTTTTTCGGGCAGCCAACGCTCAACTTCAGGGTGGCGCGGGCTATGGCATTGGCTTGGCAGTTGTGCAAGATCTGGTTCAACAGCACGATGGCACGATTACGGTTACCAGTGAGCTGGGGAGCGGAACCACCATGACCTTACAATTTCCCTGCACGGTTCGCCCAAACCGCTTGGTCGAACTCCCAACCCTGATCAATGAGCTTGATGAAGTGCTAATTCGCCAACGCTCATTGAGTTGA
- the carB gene encoding carbamoyl-phosphate synthase large subunit, with amino-acid sequence MPKRSDIHSILVLGAGPIVIGQACEFDYSGTQAIKALREEGFRIILVNSNPATIMTDPSLADRTYIEPLDVPTVSEIIARERPDALLPTVGGQTALNLAMDLHRAGVLDQYNVQLLGANVEAIATAEDRELFKQAMDRIGLQSARSGIARSLEEALELVKATGFPSIIRPSFTLGGAGGGIAYNSEDFRRIVEEGLKLSPIGELLIEESLLGWKEYELELMRDSAGNGVVVCSIENFDPMGVHTGDSITVAPAMTLSDREYQRLRDMGLAVMEVVGVATGGSNVQFAINPHDGRVIVIEMNPRVSRSSALASKATGFPIAKIAAKLAVGYTLPELPNDITKSTPASFEPSLDYVVVKIPRWNFEKFPGSQPVLGTAMKSVGEAMAMGRTFTEALQKALRSLENGRMGWGADGSQPVAQERLRELLITPTPQRIFAMRTAFDLGWTVDQIHELTKIDYWFLDQLASLIVLEKEVRNYDLATIPADLLLQAKRNGYSDPQLAYLLKATPAEVRQQRLGHNIKPTYHHVDTCAAEFPAQTPYLYSSYETESEANPSDRRKVMILGGGPNRIGQGLEFDYCCCHAVFALRELGYETIMVNCNPETVSTDYDTADRLYFEPLTLEDVLNIVDVEQPAGVLLQFGGQTPLKLAKGLEAAGVPLWGTSPAAIDRAEDRGQFGAVLAECGLRATPYGSATSWDEARAIAERIGYPTMVRPSYVLGGQGMAIIHDQAGLDDYLRHITEASPEHPVLLDRFLEDATELDVDAVADGETVVIAGMMEQIERAGIHSGDSACVMPTVGIKPQVIEQLKIATDKLARALGVVGLMNVQFAVKDDEIYVLEVNPRASRSIPYVAKASGVAWAALAAKVMAGVSLKQQGISSAPELRGFHVKEVVLPWRRFPGATIALGPEMRSTGEAMGSGDSFGAAFAKAQAGCGRSLPTSGAIFVSVNDHDKPALVPVAKQYSELGFKVIATAGTAQYLREHGLVVETIYKVNEGRPNAADYIINGQVDIIVNTPLGRASLFDEQAIRQTALRQGVISITTVASAAAVADAIQALRQGGLGVRALQD; translated from the coding sequence ATGCCAAAACGCAGCGACATTCACTCGATTCTGGTGCTTGGCGCAGGCCCAATCGTGATCGGGCAAGCATGCGAATTTGATTATAGCGGGACTCAGGCGATCAAAGCGCTTCGCGAAGAGGGTTTCCGCATTATTTTGGTCAATTCCAACCCAGCCACGATTATGACCGACCCGTCGTTGGCTGATCGTACTTATATTGAGCCGTTGGATGTGCCAACGGTCAGCGAAATTATTGCCCGCGAACGGCCCGATGCCTTGTTACCCACGGTCGGCGGCCAAACCGCGCTCAATCTGGCCATGGATTTGCACCGCGCTGGCGTATTGGATCAATATAATGTCCAGTTGCTCGGCGCAAATGTCGAAGCCATCGCTACCGCCGAGGATCGCGAGTTGTTCAAGCAGGCCATGGATCGAATTGGCTTGCAATCGGCGCGTTCAGGCATCGCTCGCTCGCTCGAAGAAGCCCTCGAATTAGTCAAAGCGACGGGCTTTCCTTCGATTATTCGGCCTTCGTTTACCCTCGGCGGCGCTGGCGGCGGGATCGCCTACAACTCCGAGGATTTTCGGCGGATTGTCGAAGAGGGCTTAAAACTTTCCCCCATCGGCGAGCTGTTGATTGAAGAAAGTTTGCTGGGCTGGAAGGAATACGAGCTTGAGTTGATGCGCGATAGCGCTGGCAATGGTGTGGTGGTCTGTTCAATTGAGAATTTCGACCCCATGGGCGTGCACACTGGCGACTCGATCACCGTTGCTCCGGCGATGACCCTCTCCGACCGCGAATATCAACGGTTGCGCGATATGGGCTTGGCGGTGATGGAAGTTGTTGGCGTGGCAACTGGCGGCTCGAATGTCCAATTCGCGATCAATCCCCACGATGGCCGCGTGATCGTGATTGAGATGAACCCACGGGTTTCGCGTTCATCGGCGCTAGCATCTAAGGCAACCGGCTTTCCAATTGCCAAAATTGCCGCTAAGTTGGCAGTTGGCTACACCCTTCCCGAATTGCCCAACGATATTACCAAATCAACCCCAGCCTCATTCGAGCCATCACTCGATTATGTAGTGGTCAAAATTCCGCGCTGGAATTTCGAGAAATTTCCTGGTTCGCAGCCAGTGCTTGGCACCGCGATGAAATCAGTCGGCGAGGCGATGGCTATGGGGCGCACCTTCACCGAAGCCTTGCAAAAAGCCTTGCGCTCGTTGGAAAATGGTCGCATGGGTTGGGGCGCTGATGGCAGCCAACCGGTGGCCCAAGAACGCTTGCGCGAACTTTTGATCACGCCAACGCCACAGCGCATTTTTGCCATGCGCACCGCCTTCGACCTTGGCTGGACGGTCGATCAAATTCATGAATTGACCAAAATTGATTATTGGTTCCTTGATCAGTTGGCCAGTTTGATTGTGCTTGAAAAAGAAGTGCGCAACTATGACTTGGCGACGATTCCCGCTGATCTATTGCTGCAAGCCAAACGCAACGGCTATAGCGACCCGCAATTGGCCTATTTGCTGAAGGCAACGCCAGCAGAGGTTCGCCAACAACGGCTTGGGCACAATATCAAGCCAACCTATCATCATGTTGATACCTGTGCGGCGGAATTTCCGGCCCAAACGCCCTATCTCTACTCTTCATATGAAACCGAGAGCGAAGCCAACCCCAGCGATCGGCGCAAAGTGATGATTTTGGGTGGCGGCCCCAATCGCATCGGCCAAGGGCTTGAATTTGATTATTGTTGCTGTCACGCGGTGTTTGCCCTGCGCGAGCTTGGCTATGAAACGATTATGGTCAACTGTAACCCTGAAACGGTTTCAACCGACTATGACACGGCGGATCGACTGTATTTTGAGCCATTGACCCTCGAAGATGTGCTGAATATTGTCGATGTTGAGCAACCAGCTGGCGTGTTGTTGCAGTTTGGTGGTCAAACTCCACTCAAATTGGCCAAAGGCTTAGAAGCCGCAGGCGTGCCATTATGGGGAACCTCGCCAGCCGCAATCGACCGCGCCGAAGATCGTGGTCAATTTGGCGCAGTGCTGGCAGAATGTGGTTTGCGGGCAACGCCTTATGGCTCGGCAACCTCGTGGGATGAAGCGCGGGCAATCGCTGAGCGCATCGGCTACCCCACCATGGTGCGGCCATCGTATGTGCTGGGCGGCCAAGGCATGGCGATTATCCACGATCAAGCGGGGCTTGACGATTATTTGCGCCATATTACTGAGGCCTCGCCCGAACACCCTGTGCTGCTCGACCGCTTCCTTGAAGATGCGACTGAACTTGATGTTGATGCGGTTGCCGATGGCGAAACCGTGGTAATTGCCGGCATGATGGAGCAAATCGAACGCGCAGGCATCCACTCCGGCGATTCGGCCTGTGTGATGCCAACCGTTGGCATCAAGCCTCAGGTGATCGAGCAACTTAAAATCGCCACCGATAAATTAGCCCGCGCCTTGGGTGTGGTTGGCTTGATGAATGTTCAATTCGCGGTCAAAGACGACGAAATTTACGTGCTCGAAGTCAATCCACGGGCTTCGCGTTCGATTCCCTATGTTGCCAAAGCTAGTGGGGTAGCCTGGGCCGCCCTCGCTGCCAAAGTGATGGCTGGCGTGAGCCTCAAGCAACAAGGTATCAGCAGTGCGCCGGAGTTACGCGGCTTCCACGTCAAAGAAGTTGTATTGCCATGGCGGCGCTTCCCGGGTGCGACCATCGCCTTAGGCCCAGAAATGCGCTCAACTGGCGAGGCCATGGGTAGCGGCGATAGCTTTGGAGCAGCCTTTGCCAAAGCTCAAGCAGGCTGTGGCCGCAGCTTGCCAACCAGCGGGGCAATCTTTGTCAGCGTCAACGACCACGATAAACCAGCCTTAGTGCCAGTTGCCAAGCAATATAGCGAACTAGGCTTCAAAGTGATTGCGACTGCTGGTACTGCCCAATATCTGCGTGAGCATGGTTTGGTCGTCGAAACGATCTACAAAGTTAACGAAGGCCGACCCAACGCCGCCGACTATATTATCAACGGCCAAGTTGATATTATTGTCAACACGCCATTGGGCCGTGCCTCGTTATTTGATGAGCAGGCGATTCGCCAAACTGCCTTGCGCCAAGGCGTGATTTCGATCACCACCGTGGCCAGTGCCGCTGCGGTTGCCGACGCGATTCAAGCGCTGCGCCAAGGTGGCTTGGGCGTGCGAGCTTTGCAAGATTAA